AGATTAGCATTTTTCCTTTTTTGTACATTTTCCCTTATTGCAGATATTTCTGGTTTCCGGGTCAGCACATTCAACTCTTTTCTGGTGAAATTTACAGTAGGAAATGCGACCAAAATTGGAAAATTTGTTTTTTCCAGACATCTTGCAATAATTAAAGTAAGTTTTGTGATAGCCTGCAACTGAGCAAACCTTACTTGGGAAAGATTAAAAAAGCATTGAACATTGGGGTTTTTATCAACATCCTTTAAATAATTTTCAGATAATACCTGATCCAGAACGTCAATTGTAAGACGAGTCTTATTGAAAAAATTTAGCACTTCATTTTTCATAATTTAAAAAATTACTCTACTGGAAGAATATTAGCATAATAGAATAAAAAAATTAATATTTATTAAAATAATAAAAAAATAATCAAAGTCAATTAAAATCGATCAGTTGAGATAAAATTGCTAATTTTCGGCTGAATAAAAATTTCATTATTTTGACTGTTACTCCTAAAAAAATAAAACAAAAACCCCTCAAAACTAAGTAATTTTGAGGGGTTTCCATTACTGATAAAATGGTAGCAGGGAGGTGATTTGAACACCCGACCAAAGGCTTATGAGTCCTCTGCTCTACCACTGAGCTACCCTGCCGTTAAGTGGTTGGTGCCGGAAAGCGGGGAAATATTTAGCCCGGATCGGAAAGAATGTCCAGATTTTTTTATGGGGAGGGAGCATTTTATGACGGCACCCCACTTTTCCATCCAGAATAATCATTGATGATGAACCGTTCTTTTCCTCCAACCGTTTCACATAGCCTGCGGCCCAAGCTATTCCTTGCGTCCGGACGTTTACGGCGCAGGGCGTCCTTATTCCTCCAGTCCCACGCCATTTACAGAGTGAGACAGGAAGTAGAGGCCCATGAAGATTTTCGGGTCCACCACTTTTCCCTGCCCTATCTGGTCCATCAGCCAGCCATGCACCAGCGGAAGAGGGATGCGGTGCACGATGATGTTTTCATGAGCCACCCCGCCGCCTTCCGATATTTGGTGCAGGCCGTCCGCCAGGTAGAAGGATACCATCTCCGTGGTCAATCCGGGAGAGGAGGGCCCCGTAAACAGGTACGTCCAGGCATCCGCCCGGTATCCGGTTTCTTCTTCCAGTTCCCGCCGGGCGGATTGCAGGGCGCTTTCCTCCCCTTCATCTCCGGAGATGCCCGCAGGCAGCCCGATGGTCCACGCGTGGAGGGGAACGCGGTATTCCTCCACCAGCAGGAGTTCGCCTTCTTTCGTCACGGCCACGATCATGACGGCGCCGTTGGCATTGACCCGGCGCACATATTCCCATCTTCCCTCTTTCAAGAGCTCCAAAAATTTGCCTTGGCAGAGGGAACGGCATGTTTCCCCGGATTGTTCCATTTGTTTCATGATGCAGCCACGTTAGGTTTCCCGGCGCCCGTTGTCAACCATGCGGACCGCCTCC
This DNA window, taken from Akkermansia muciniphila, encodes the following:
- a CDS encoding NUDIX hydrolase, producing the protein MKEGRWEYVRRVNANGAVMIVAVTKEGELLLVEEYRVPLHAWTIGLPAGISGDEGEESALQSARRELEEETGYRADAWTYLFTGPSSPGLTTEMVSFYLADGLHQISEGGGVAHENIIVHRIPLPLVHGWLMDQIGQGKVVDPKIFMGLYFLSHSVNGVGLEE